From the genome of Papaver somniferum cultivar HN1 chromosome 2, ASM357369v1, whole genome shotgun sequence, one region includes:
- the LOC113353481 gene encoding omega-hydroxypalmitate O-feruloyl transferase-like, translated as MEKTSNSTTSNNALIVNLNVMIEGEPTSIFPAEKTPEDEYFLSNLDGGPFMIHTIYCFNNTFNSELDSAKAIREGLAKVLVYYYPLAGRVAKNEKNRFIINCTGEGALFVEAKADCTLEDINEFMKPDSVALEKLVYDIDGVQNPPLLVAQVTKFKCGGFCLGFSVDHTIVDGICAMEFVNSWGEVTRGLPISNPPFLDRTLLKARVPPNVKFAHAFEQIIGMSDTMALLEEEMHVKKSFIFRTEKLEQLKKIAMEDEVLKKCTTFETLAAFMWRAQTRSLRLHPDQQVRVLFTVDGRSKLDPPLPKGFFGNAAMLMSCQSSAREILDNPLSSTIQKIQEKIKMVTDDYIRSSIDYFEEQHERKPLTYTIILNAWSRLAFHSADFGWGGPIYSGPLHVAKNMVLFLPHGKEQRDISLFLGLPASAMKIFEELIDI; from the exons ATGGAAAAGACTAGCAACTCGACCACCTCTAATAACGCGCTTATTGTAAATCTTAATGTCATGATTGAAGGAGAACCAACTTCGATATTTCCAGCAGAGAAGACACCTGAGGATGAATATTTCTTGTCTAACCTCGATGGTGGTCCGTTTATGATTCATACTATTTATTGTTTTAACAACACTTTCAATAGTGAACTAGATTCTGCTAAAGCTATCAGAGAGGGCTTAGCAAAAGTTCTTGTTTACTACTATCCTCTTGCCGGACGTGTAGCAAAGAATGAAAAAAACAGGTTTATTATCAACTGCACAGGTGAAGGTGCTCTCTTTGTGGAGGCTAAGGCTGATTGTACCTTGGAAGACATCAATGAATTCATGAAACCTGATTCTGTTGCTCTCGAGAAACTTgtttatgatattgatggtgtACAAAACCCTCCACTACTTGTAGCTCAG GTGACCAAATTCAAATGCGGAGGATTTTGTTTGGGATTTAGCGTGGATCACACAATTGTTGATGGAATTTGCGCAATGGAGTTTGTGAATTCATGGGGTGAAGTTACAAGAGGGTTGCCAATCTCAAACCCACCATTCCTAGATCGAACCTTGCTGAAAGCACGAGTCCCACCTAATGTAAAATTCGCCCATGCATTTGAACAAATAATCGGCATGTCAGACACCATGGCTCTGTTGGAAGAAGAAATGCATGTCAAAAAGTCCTTCATTTTTCGCACGGAGAAGCTAGAACAACTGAAGAAAATAGCCATGGAAGATGAGGTTCTAAAAAAATGTACTACTTTTGAAACACTCGCTGCTTTCATGTGGAGAGCTCAAACTAGATCATTAAGACTTCATCCCGATCAACAAGTAAGGGTACTCTTCACGGTTGATGGACGGTCTAAATTAGACCCACCACTACCAAAAGGATTCTTTGGTAATGCAGCCATGTTAATGAGTTGCCAGTCCAGCGCAAGGGAGATACTAGACAACCCATTGTCatcaacaatacagaaaattcaagaaaaaattaaGATGGTTACCGATGATTACATCAGATCAAGCATAGATTATTTTGAAGAACAACATGAAAGGAAACCGTTAACATATACCATTATCTTAAATGCTTGGTCTAGGCTAGCATTCCACAGTGCAGATTTTGGTTGGGGAGGACCTATTTACTCAGGCCCCTTGCATGTGGCAAAAAATATGGTTTTGTTCTTACCTCATGGAAAGGAACAGAGAGATATAAGTTTGTTTCTTGGTTTGCCTGCTTCTGCAATGAAGATCTTCGAAGAACTAATTGATATCTAG
- the LOC113353482 gene encoding omega-hydroxypalmitate O-feruloyl transferase-like: MGENLDSSCQKVYVETFDDEHIVNLDVKIIGEPTLVTPAEETPKGIYFLSNIDRGADMIQTFNCFRKTIDEKIDAAQALKDGLAKVLVHYYPIAGRLILNDKNKFAIDCTGEGTLFIEAEADCTLEEMGDLTQPNPAKFKKLVYGNPGPVNIHENPPLLAVQVTKFKCGGFILGLSMNHTVFDGTGAMEFVISWGEVTRGLPLTKPPFLDRTLLKARTPLKTHFNHILEEIIDISNTNALWEEENLLNKSFIFHPHKLERLKKKAMEDGVLKNCSTFEALTSFIWRARTKSLRLHPDQQVRLLFPVDARSRFDPPLPKGYFGNAFALKNCQCSVSEILRSPLSSMIERIRQLIKLVTDQYMRSAIDSLEEYEHPLPKAHTLFLSVWTRIGFHDMDFGSGGPFFSGPPTLPTSVVFFLAHGEERKSINLCLSLPVSAMKIFEETITAID, from the exons ATGGGGGAGAATCTCGACTCTAGCTGTCAGAAAGTCTATGTGGAAACTTTTGACGATGAACATATTGTGAATCTTGATGTCAAGATTATTGGAGAACCAACTTTGGTTACTCCAGCAGAAGAGACACCAAAGGGTATATACTTCTTGTCAAACATTGACAGGGGAGCTGACATGATTCAAACTTTTAATTGTTTTAGAAAAACAATCGATGAAAAAATAGATGCAGCTCAAGCCTTAAAAGATGGCTTAGCAAAAGTTCTTGTTCACTACTATCCTATTGCTGGACGTCTTATTTTGAATGATAAAAATAAGTTTGCAATAGATTGCACAGGCGAAGGTACTCTTTTTATTGAGGCTGAGGCGGATTGTACGTTGGAAGAGATGGGTGACCTGACGCAACCCAATCCTGCTAAGTTTAAGAAACTTGTTTATGGCAATCCTGGTCCAGTAAACATACATGAAAATCCTCCTCTACTTGCGGTTCAG GTGACCAAATTCAAGTGCGGAGGATTTATTCTTGGACTAAGCATGAATCACACAGTATTTGATGGAACTGGAGCAATGGAGTTTGTGATCTCATGGGGTGAAGTTACGAGAGGATTGCCACTAACGAAACCGCCGTTCCTAGATCGAACCTTACTCAAAGCACGAACCCCACTGAAGACCCATTTCAACCATATACTCGAGGAAATCATAGACATATCAAACACTAATGCTCTTTGGGAGGAAGAAAATCTACTTAACAAATCCTTCATTTTTCACCCCCACAAGCTAGAAAGACTAAAGAAAAAAGCCATGGAAGATGGGGTTCTGAAAAACTGCAGCACTTTCGAAGCACTTACTTCTTTCATTTGGAGAGCGAGAACTAAATCATTAAGACTTCATCCTGATCAACAAGTAAGGCTACTCTTTCCTGTTGATGCTCGGTCTAGATTCGACCCGCCATTACCAAAAGGTTACTTTGGAAATGCATTCGCATTAAAGAACTGCCAATGCAGCGTGAGTGAGATTCTACGAAGTCCATTGTCATCAATGATAGAGCGAATTCGACAATTAATTAAGTTGGTTACAGACCAATACATGAGATCAGCAATAGATTCCTTAGAAGAATACGAGCATCCGTTACCTAAAGCTCACACCCTGTTTCTAAGTGTTTGGACTAGGATAGGATTCCATGATATGGATTTTGGTTCGGGAGGGCCTTTTTTCTCAGGCCCTCCAACTTTGCCAACAAGTGTAGTCTTTTTCTTGGCTCATGGAGAAGAAAGGAAAAGCATAAACTTGTGTCTAAGTCTCCCTGTTTCTGCCATGAAGATCTTCGAAGAAACAATTACTGCAATCGATTAA